ATCCCCGGATTTTCCCAAGGCTTTCCAGCCCCGGCGGTTCCGATCATGACGCCATAATGATTAACGGAACATGAAACGCGGTGAGGGTGGCATTAAGCTGAATCACCTGTTAACCTGTGTAAACGGGCCGAAAAATCTGTTAAGAAGAAGATATCCGCTACCGAAGCGGGTTCGGATCGGGAAACGTGGTTCCAACGTCGGGATAGCGCCATGCGGGTTCTGCTAGTCGAGGACGATTCCTCCGTCGCGAAGAGCATCGAGTTGATGTTGCAATCGGAAGGCTACATCGTCGATTCCACCGACCTGGGCGAAGACGGGCTCGAGATCGGGAAGCTGTATGATTACGACATCATCATCCTTGACCTGATGCTGCCCGACATTGACGGGTACGAGGTGCTGCGCCGCCTGCGGGCCGCGCGGGTGACCACCCCGATCCTGATTCTGTCGGGCTTGTCGGAACTGGATCACAAGATCAAGGGGCTGGGGTTCGGCGCCGACGATTACCTTACCAAGCCGTTCGACAAGCGCGAACTGATCGCGCGCATCCAGGCCATCGTGCGCCGGTCCAAGGGCCATTCCGATTCGATCATCCGCACGGGACGCCTGACGGTCAATCTCGACACCCGCACGGTCGAGGTGGACGGCCAGCCGCTGCACCTGACCGGCAAGGAATACGGCATCCTGGAACTGCTGAGCCTGCGCAAGGGCACCACGCTGACCAAGGAGATGTTCCTCAATCATCTCTACGGCGGCATGGATGAACCGGAACTGAAGATCATCGACGTCTTCGTCTGCAAGCTGCGCAAGAAGCTGGCGGTGGCGACCTCGGGCGACAACTACATCGAAACGGTGTGGGGCCGCGGCTATGTGCTGCGCGATCCGCACGAGGATGCGGCTCCGCTGGGCCCGCCGCCCAAGCTGCCGCACCACATGGCAGGCTGATCGTCTCAACTTTGGCTGCTTTTGTTCGGCGCGCTCTTCCCGGCAGGGAGGGGCGCGTTTTTTTATGCCCCCCCGGTTGACGTGACGGACAGGAGAGACGGGTGAAACGTGTACGGATAACGCTGTCCCTGGTGGTGGCAAGCACGGTGGTCGGCCTGATGGGCACGGACCTGATTTTGCCGGCGGTTCCCCATCTGCCCGAGGTGCTGGGGGGGAACGCTGCTGCGGCCCAGTTCGTGATTGCGGCCTATGTTGCGGGGACCTGCGTTGGGTTGCTGGCCTATGGTGTTCTGAGCGATCACATCCCCACCCGGTGGCTGTTCGCCGGATCGCTGTTCGCCACGGCGCTGATCTCCTGGGGGTGTGGCGGGGCGTCGTCGCTGGAATCCCTGATCGCCCTCCGTTTCGTTCACGGGGTGGCTGCCGCGGGACCGGCGGTGTTTGCGCCGGCGGTGGTCAAGGCGATGTTCGACGAGGCGGCGGCGGTGCGCGTGATGGGGGCGCTGGGAAGCATCGAGTCACTTGCCCCGGCTCTGGCCCCCATTGTCGGGGCGGTTCTTCTGGCGTGGGGGGGCTGGCGCCTGTCGTTCGATGTCCTGGCCGCCGTGGCGGGGGTGCTGGGTCTTTTTTTGCTACTGGGCGGCGGTGTGCCGCAAGTGGGGCGGCGGGCGCGTGGCAGCTACGCCGTGTTGCTGTTCCGGGCGACGTACGTCCGCTACGCCTTCAGCCAGGCCATGGTTCTGGGTGGGCTTTTGGTGTTCGTCTTTGGAATGCCGGCCGTGTTCGTCCGGGTTCATGGGGGGAGCATGACCGATTTCATCGTCATGCAGGTCAGCTCGATTGTGATGTTCATCGCGGCGGCGAACATGGCCTCGCGGGCCGTGGCCCGTTTCGGACCCGAACCGGTCATTGGGTTTGGAACGCTGCTTGCTGCGGTGGGGGCGGCCGGCCAATTTGCCTATGCGGTGGCGGGCGGGCGCGACGCTCTGATGATCACGTTGCTGTTCATCCCGGTCAACATCGGCCTTGGCCTGCGCGGCCCACCCGGCTTTTACCGCGCCATCGTCGCCGCTCACGGCGATGACGCCCGCGGCAGCGCCCTCGTGGTTCTGGGGATTTTGGGGGCTGCCGCCGCCGGTACGGCCTGTGCGTCACCGTGGATCGAGTGGGGAGCAGCTCCGTTGACGGGGGTGGCGCTGCTCATGCACGCCCTGGGAGTCGCCAGCCTCGCCATTTTGCCGCCGCTTCACAACGGGAAGGTGGCTGGCTGATGAAGGGGTGGCGGATGGGGTGGGATTCGAACCCACGGTAGGCTCACACCTACGGCGGTTTTCAAGACCGCTGCCTTAAACCACTCGGCCACCCATCCTCGACGCTTCGGGTCCGGGATAGCGCAAGCGAAGCCAATGGTCAATCATGGCTTTTTATCAACGGATTCTTCGTGATGCCCCTCTTCCCACCCGGCTTGCCGCACGAGCGTGAATTTGGTACATCCCACAAGGTCATCAACCCAAGGCAACGGCCCGCCTTCAACCCCTTTGGTTGCACGGCGCGGCAGCGGACCCCGCATGAGCATCCTGGCGCGGCTTATCGTTCTGATTCTCGTTGCCGCGCTGCCGGGAATCGGCATCCAGGCTTATCACGTCTGGAAGGGGCATCAGGATGACCTTCTTTCCCTCAATGCCGAAACCGCGCGCACCCTGGCGGGCATTGCCGAGGAGCAGGTCCGCGTCATCGACGGGCTGACCATCCTGATGGGCGTCGCCGCCGAGGACGAGGCAGTGCGCGCGGTCAATCCCCACGCCTGCCAGACCCGCTTCGACCGCCTGGCCCCCCACCTGCCCAAAGGCCAGCAGCTTTTGCTGACCGATGCCCGCGGAACCGTGCTGTGCGCCACCGACCGTACCCTGGTGGGGCAATGGTTCGGAAACCGGCTGCCGCTGATGCCGTCCACGGGCAATGGGGTGACGGGAAGCGACGTGTTCCTGTTGCCCACCGGCGGCAAGGCCGTGCGGTCCTTCATCAAGCGGATCGAAGGGGAGGGGGGAGTCACCGCCGGCCATCTGTTGCTGACGCTCGATCTGACGTGGCTCGACGGCTATCTGGCCCGCCACCCGCTGCCGCCGCGGGCGGTGCTGGTGGCCGCCGACCGCGAGGGGATCATCATCGGCCGTTATCCCGACGGCGGCACCGGGTGGTCGGGGCACCGGCTGCCCGCCCACATCGGACAATTGGCGGCCCGGCCCGCCGCCGGCGCCGCCACCATCCCCGGTTTCGACGGTGAGGAGCAGGTGGTGGCCTATGCCCCGCCCGCCGCTGGGGGCAGCGGGCTGTTGCTGGCGCTGGGCGTGCCCTCGTCCGATGGGCTCATGCGCATCAACGCCAAGGATCCGTGGGCTATCATGGCGGCCGCCGCAAACCTTGTGCTGGTGCTGCTGGTCGCGTGGCTCGGCGCGCGGCGGCTGATCGAACGCCCCGTCCACCGGCTGATGCGCGCCGTCGAGCGCTGGCGCATGGGCGATTACAGCGCGCGGGTGCGGCTCAGCGATACCCGCTCCGAACTCGGGCAGCTCGGCGCCGCCTTCGACGCCATGGCGCGGGAACTGGAAACCCGCGACACCTTGCGGGAAACCGGGCGCGCCGCCGAACGGCGCATGGCCGCGGTGCTGGCCAGCACCACCGACGGCGTGCTCGAAATCGACCGGACGTGGCGCGTCGCCTTCATGAACGACCGGGCGCGGCTGCTGCTGTCCCAAGGCGTGGACCGCACGGGCGAAGAAATCTGGGCGCTGCTGCCCGCCGAATCCGGTGACGACGTGCGCAGCAACCTGCTGGTCGGCATGCGCAGCCAGGTGCCGGTGGAATTCGAGGTCAGCCAGGAAGCCCATGGCGTGTGTCTGGCGATCCGCGCCTTCCCATCGCCCGAAGGCTTGGCCCTCTATGTGCAGGACGTGACCCAGCGCCAGCGCGCCGAACGGGTGGTGCGGCGGGCGGAGGCGCGCTACCGCGCCATTCTGGAAACCGCCGCCGATGCCATGGTGCTTCTGGACGGCAACGGCATCGTGCAGGTGTTCAACCGCGCCGCCGAACGGCTGTTCGGCTATGCGTCGGTCGAGGTGGTGGGGCGCCCCGTCTCCCTGCTGCTGCCCGACGAGGGCGGCGGCGACGTGCGCAGCCACTACATCCTGCGCCGCGGGCTGGACGACAACGATGGCGATGCCGGGGCGGGCACCACGCGGGAGATCACCGCCCGACGGCGCGACGGCAGCGTCTTTGCCGCCGATCTGGCGGTGGCGGAATGGCACGACGGCGATACCCGCCAGTTCACCGCGATCATCCGCGACATCTCCGAACGGCTGGCGGTGCAGGAACGGCTGCGCAGCGCCAAGGAAGAGGCGGAGCGGGCCGTTCTCGCCAAATCCCGCTTCCTGGCCGCGGCCAGCCACGACCTGCGCCAGCCGTTGCAATCGCTGATGTTCTTCGCCGCCGCCGCCGCGGAGCAATTGCGCGGTCATGGCGCATACGGCACGCTGGAAGCCATGCAGCAGGCGCTCAACGCCATGAAGCGGCTGCTGGACGGGTTGCTCGATATCTCGCGGCTGGATGCCGGGGCGGTCACGCCCCATCCGGGCGACGTGGCGCTGGGGCCGCTGCTGGACCGTTTGCGCGTGGAGTACGGGCCGCAGGCGGAGCGGCGGGGAATCCGGCTGCGCATCCTGCCCTCCAGCCTCGTCGTCCACAGCGATGCGGCGCTCCTGGAACGGGTGCTGCGCAATCTGCTGGAGAACGCCCTGCGCTATACCACCCGCGGGACCATCCTGATGGGCTGCCGGCGGCGGGGCGACGGCACCGTGCGGGTGATGGTGTGCGACACCGGCATCGGCATCCCCCCCGAACGCCAGGATGAGATCTTTGAGGAATTCACCCAGCTCGGCAACGCCGAACGGGACCGGGAACAGGGGCTGGGGCTGGGGCTGGCCATCGTCCGCCGCCTGTGCCGGCTGCTCGGGCACCGGCTGGGGCTGTCGTCGCAGCCGGGACGGGGGTCGGTCTTCTTCATCGACCTGCAGCGGGTGATCCCCCCGGCCCAGCCGGCTGCCCCGGAAGCGCATCCTTCCGGCCCCGCGCCGGCCGCGGAGGAAGCCGCCGCCATCCCGTCGCGCCTGATCCTGGTCATCGATGATGAGGTGATCATCCTGATGGGCCTGCGCGTCATGCTGGAAGGCTGGGGGTACGAGGTGCTGACCGCCACCGGGGGCGAGGAGGCGATCCGGCTGCTGACCAAGCACGGGCGCAGTCCCGATGCGGTGATCGCCGATTACCGCCTGCGCCACGGCCACACGGGGCCGGAAGCACTGCGGGCCATACACGCCCATTGCGGCCATGCCATGCCCAGCATCGTGCTGACCGGCGACACCGCCCCCGAGCGCATTCAGGAAGCCCACGCCAGCGGCTTTTCCATCATTCACAAGCCGGTGTCGGCCCTGGACCTGCGCCGCATGATCGAAACCGCCCTGGAAAAGGCCACCGCCTGAGCGGTTCAGGCCGTGTCTTCGTCCGGGGCCTGCCGCGCCAGCGCATCCCGCCCGCGCTCGGTCAGGCGGCAGACCAGCCAGTCGGGTTTCAGCGGGTTGTTGAACCAGCGTTCGGCCCAGCCGTTGTGCAGGCATGCCGTGACGATGGTGGCCTGCACCCGCTGGCCGCGGTCGTCGAACAGGGGCAGCTTGCCGCCCGGCTGGTGCAGCCCGCGGCGCAGCCAGGCCGCCTGACGGGGGGTGGGGCTGCGGCGGCGGCCGGGAAGGCGGGGCGGCATCGTCGTCTCGTTCCGCTGGGGACGGGGATGGATTATCCTACGGCAAAATCAACGCCAGGGGGAGGGAAAGCGCCATGGACCCCGTGTTCGTCTATATGACCGCCGGTTCGCCCGACGAGGCCCGCCGCATCGCCCGCACGCTGGTGGAGGAGCGGCTGGCCGCCTGCGTCAACATCATCGACGGCATGACCTCGATCTACCGCTGGGAAGGGGCGGTGGAGGAGGGGTGCGAGACGGTGATGATCGCCAAGACGCGGGCCGGCCGTTTCGAGGAACTGGCCGCACGGGTGCGGGCGCTGCACAGCTACACGGTGCCGTGCATCATCGAAATCCCCCTGGGCCGGGGCGATGCGCCCTATCTCGACTGGCTGCGGGCGGAAAGCGCACCCTAAGCGTGCGGGTGCATGGCGGCCATGCGGGCGGCCCCGTTGCGGCACCGCCCTTTCGCGTGAGACTCTCAACGGCTTCATTTCCCACAAAAGGGCGGAGTTCCTGCCATGTCCGCACCCTCGCCCGACCTGTCGGCCCGCCTGTCGGTGGGGTTCTCGTGGGTTGGCCACACGATGATGCACATCACCGCCGCCCTTTATCTCACGGTGGTGCTGGCGTTGGAGCGGGAATGGAACCTGCCTTATGACGAACTGATCCGGCTGTGGACGCTGGGGTCGCTGATGATCGGGGTGGGGGCGCCGCTGGCCGGGTGGCTGGGTGACCGCTGGAGCGACAGCCGCATGATGGCGGTGTTCTTCCTGCTGACCGGGGCCGGATCGGTGGCTGCCGGGCTGGCCGACGGACCGCACGCCCTGTGGCTGGGGCTGGCGGTGCTGGGGCTGGGGGCGTCGATCTACCATCCGGTGGGTATGTCGTGGATGGTGAAGAACGCGGTCAACCGCGGCAAGGCGCTGGGGTATCTGGGTCTGTTCGGCAGTCTGGGCGTGGCGCTGGCCGGCGTGGTGGCCGGCGGGCTGACCGAGGTGTTCGGCTGGCGCTCGGCGTTCCTGTTGCCGGGGGCGGTGTGTCTGCTGCTGGGGGTGGCGCTGGCGGTGTGCATCGCCATGGGGGTCGTGCAGGACCGCCACGCCGACGTGAAGCCCCAGCCCAAGCCGTCACGCGGCGACGTGATCCGCGCCTTCGTCGTGCTGTCGGTGACCATGCTGTGCGCCGGGTTGATGTTCAACGCCATGCAGGTGGTGCTGCCCAAGCTGTTCGGCGAGCGGCTGCACGGGCTGGTGGGGGAGGGCACGTTCGGCATCGGCGGTCTGGTTACCCTGGTCTATCTGACCGCGGCCGTGCCGCAGTTGATCGGGGGGCATCTGGCCGACCGCTACCCGCTGAAGCGGATCTATGCTTTGTGCCTGCTGTGGCAGACGCCGATGATGGCGGCGCTGGCGGTGCTGAGCGGTTTTCCGCTGGTGGGGGCGGCGGGGCTGGTCATCATCGCCTCGCAGGTGCAGATCCCGGCGGAAAACCTGCTGTTGTCCCGCTACACCCCCGACCGTCACCGGGGATTGGCCTTTGGCGCCAAGTTCATTCTGTCGTTCGGGGCCGGGCCGTTGGCGGTGCAGATGGTGGCCTATTTCTATGAGCAATCCGGGGAATTCGTGACGCTGTACGCCACGCTGACGGTGCTGGCGGGTATCGCCTTCCTGGCGGCGCTGCTGCTGCCGGGCGACCGCACGCCGGCCACGGCCGATGCGGCGGCTCAACCGGCCGCCGTGCCGGCGGGCGGGGCGGACTGAGGACCAATCACACCGCCCGCGCGGGGCTTATCACACCGCCCGGGCGGCGATGGCCGTGTCGGGGGCGGAACTGGCGTTGCCGGGGGCGGGCGCGATCCAGGCATCGCCGATCCCCGCCGCACGCGCGGCGTTCAGGGCGCGCACCGCCTGTTCGCGGGTGGTGCTGCGGATGGTCACGCGGTAATGGGGACGGCCTTGCACCGTGGCTTCGGTGATGTCCAGGTTTGACCAGCCCAGCGTGCGGCGGCGGTCCTCCGCCTGTTCCCGCTGGGCATAGCTGCCGACCACCACGAGAAAGCCGGGCCGGATCGCCGGGGCCGCGGACGGGGCGGCGGCGGGTGCCGGCTCCGTCGGAAGGGATGCGGTGTCGCGGGACGGCGGCGGCGGTTCGGCGGGAACGGCCACCACGGGGGTTGCCATGACCGGGGGCGGCGGTGCTTCCGCCAGGGCGGCGGCAGCGGGTGTTTCGTCCTCATCCCGGCCGGCATCGACCAGGAGCTGGGGCGGTGGGGCGGTGTCCCGGCACAGGGCGCCGGTGGTCATGAAGGTGCCCAGTCCGCAGACCTGCCCGGCCATGGCCATTGGCTCCGCCGGCCACAGCAGCAGCGCTCCCAGCGCGGCCCCCGCCCCCAGACAGGTGATGGCGGCGGTGGTGATCAGCAGTCTGTTGCCCGTCACCGGCGGTATCCCCCTTTGGCACGATCCCGGCAGCAAGGGTTGATAGGAAAGCGACCGTTGTCAACAAAGCGGAACGAATTAACTGTATTTTTCCTCAGCTTTTCTCGAAGCCCCATGAAAAAGGGGGCGTTGCCGCCCCCTTTTCACCGTTTCTTTCCCACCGGCCCCTCAGCCCACGGCTTTGTCCAGCGCCTTGGCCAGATCGGCGATGATGTCGTCGGCGCTTTCCAGCCCGATGGACAGGCGGATGACCTCCGGCCCGGCCCCGGCGGCGGCCTGACCCGCGGGGTCGAGCTGGCGGTGGGTGGTGGACGACGGGTGGATGATCAGCGAGCGGCTGTCGCCGATGTTCGCCAGATGGCTGAACAGCTCCACGCTTTCCACCAGCTTCACCCCGGCGTCATAGCCGCCCTTGATGCCGAAGGTGAAGATGCCGCCGGCCCCAC
This DNA window, taken from Azospirillum fermentarium, encodes the following:
- the cutA gene encoding divalent-cation tolerance protein CutA, which translates into the protein MDPVFVYMTAGSPDEARRIARTLVEERLAACVNIIDGMTSIYRWEGAVEEGCETVMIAKTRAGRFEELAARVRALHSYTVPCIIEIPLGRGDAPYLDWLRAESAP
- the ctrA gene encoding response regulator transcription factor CtrA, translated to MRVLLVEDDSSVAKSIELMLQSEGYIVDSTDLGEDGLEIGKLYDYDIIILDLMLPDIDGYEVLRRLRAARVTTPILILSGLSELDHKIKGLGFGADDYLTKPFDKRELIARIQAIVRRSKGHSDSIIRTGRLTVNLDTRTVEVDGQPLHLTGKEYGILELLSLRKGTTLTKEMFLNHLYGGMDEPELKIIDVFVCKLRKKLAVATSGDNYIETVWGRGYVLRDPHEDAAPLGPPPKLPHHMAG
- a CDS encoding PAS domain S-box protein, with the protein product MSILARLIVLILVAALPGIGIQAYHVWKGHQDDLLSLNAETARTLAGIAEEQVRVIDGLTILMGVAAEDEAVRAVNPHACQTRFDRLAPHLPKGQQLLLTDARGTVLCATDRTLVGQWFGNRLPLMPSTGNGVTGSDVFLLPTGGKAVRSFIKRIEGEGGVTAGHLLLTLDLTWLDGYLARHPLPPRAVLVAADREGIIIGRYPDGGTGWSGHRLPAHIGQLAARPAAGAATIPGFDGEEQVVAYAPPAAGGSGLLLALGVPSSDGLMRINAKDPWAIMAAAANLVLVLLVAWLGARRLIERPVHRLMRAVERWRMGDYSARVRLSDTRSELGQLGAAFDAMARELETRDTLRETGRAAERRMAAVLASTTDGVLEIDRTWRVAFMNDRARLLLSQGVDRTGEEIWALLPAESGDDVRSNLLVGMRSQVPVEFEVSQEAHGVCLAIRAFPSPEGLALYVQDVTQRQRAERVVRRAEARYRAILETAADAMVLLDGNGIVQVFNRAAERLFGYASVEVVGRPVSLLLPDEGGGDVRSHYILRRGLDDNDGDAGAGTTREITARRRDGSVFAADLAVAEWHDGDTRQFTAIIRDISERLAVQERLRSAKEEAERAVLAKSRFLAAASHDLRQPLQSLMFFAAAAAEQLRGHGAYGTLEAMQQALNAMKRLLDGLLDISRLDAGAVTPHPGDVALGPLLDRLRVEYGPQAERRGIRLRILPSSLVVHSDAALLERVLRNLLENALRYTTRGTILMGCRRRGDGTVRVMVCDTGIGIPPERQDEIFEEFTQLGNAERDREQGLGLGLAIVRRLCRLLGHRLGLSSQPGRGSVFFIDLQRVIPPAQPAAPEAHPSGPAPAAEEAAAIPSRLILVIDDEVIILMGLRVMLEGWGYEVLTATGGEEAIRLLTKHGRSPDAVIADYRLRHGHTGPEALRAIHAHCGHAMPSIVLTGDTAPERIQEAHASGFSIIHKPVSALDLRRMIETALEKATA
- a CDS encoding MFS transporter, translated to MKRVRITLSLVVASTVVGLMGTDLILPAVPHLPEVLGGNAAAAQFVIAAYVAGTCVGLLAYGVLSDHIPTRWLFAGSLFATALISWGCGGASSLESLIALRFVHGVAAAGPAVFAPAVVKAMFDEAAAVRVMGALGSIESLAPALAPIVGAVLLAWGGWRLSFDVLAAVAGVLGLFLLLGGGVPQVGRRARGSYAVLLFRATYVRYAFSQAMVLGGLLVFVFGMPAVFVRVHGGSMTDFIVMQVSSIVMFIAAANMASRAVARFGPEPVIGFGTLLAAVGAAGQFAYAVAGGRDALMITLLFIPVNIGLGLRGPPGFYRAIVAAHGDDARGSALVVLGILGAAAAGTACASPWIEWGAAPLTGVALLMHALGVASLAILPPLHNGKVAG
- a CDS encoding MFS transporter, with protein sequence MSAPSPDLSARLSVGFSWVGHTMMHITAALYLTVVLALEREWNLPYDELIRLWTLGSLMIGVGAPLAGWLGDRWSDSRMMAVFFLLTGAGSVAAGLADGPHALWLGLAVLGLGASIYHPVGMSWMVKNAVNRGKALGYLGLFGSLGVALAGVVAGGLTEVFGWRSAFLLPGAVCLLLGVALAVCIAMGVVQDRHADVKPQPKPSRGDVIRAFVVLSVTMLCAGLMFNAMQVVLPKLFGERLHGLVGEGTFGIGGLVTLVYLTAAVPQLIGGHLADRYPLKRIYALCLLWQTPMMAALAVLSGFPLVGAAGLVIIASQVQIPAENLLLSRYTPDRHRGLAFGAKFILSFGAGPLAVQMVAYFYEQSGEFVTLYATLTVLAGIAFLAALLLPGDRTPATADAAAQPAAVPAGGAD
- a CDS encoding SPOR domain-containing protein, translating into MTGNRLLITTAAITCLGAGAALGALLLWPAEPMAMAGQVCGLGTFMTTGALCRDTAPPPQLLVDAGRDEDETPAAAALAEAPPPPVMATPVVAVPAEPPPPSRDTASLPTEPAPAAAPSAAPAIRPGFLVVVGSYAQREQAEDRRRTLGWSNLDITEATVQGRPHYRVTIRSTTREQAVRALNAARAAGIGDAWIAPAPGNASSAPDTAIAARAV